A window from Ruminiclostridium josui JCM 17888 encodes these proteins:
- a CDS encoding permease, which yields MEKYFPMIGDLVSNMVIEVLTSYSHNWLPLLIAALTAAIMTVYVNNDKLSNFLLKKTKISVFAAVLFGALTPLCACGTMAVLLGMVTTALPWSPIMAFLTSSPLMSPDGFVMNAGIIGFQFAVALTIASIVIGLGSGFITSAIERKTKFLKNQSRFDGKSKPASACGCGTTNEPENVNSCSCGTPEPSPVQSCSCESDTVPEVQACGCGTATATVQTCCGNIQSPVVDKGLIGKLKLDQVWKALIDIGVKQILLYFTIFIALGYLVNRFIPTDLIVSLFGAKKFYAVPLASAIGVPIYINTEASIAIVQSFLKGGASGGSVLAFMITGPGTSAMVIAGLATFMKRRALALYVGLIFFGGIFCGYLYDILIATGLVGIK from the coding sequence ATGGAAAAATATTTTCCCATGATAGGGGATTTAGTTTCTAACATGGTTATTGAAGTTCTTACAAGTTATTCACACAATTGGTTGCCACTTCTCATAGCCGCGCTCACAGCTGCAATAATGACGGTATATGTCAATAATGATAAGCTAAGCAATTTTCTTCTTAAAAAAACGAAAATTTCAGTTTTTGCAGCTGTACTTTTCGGAGCACTCACACCTCTTTGTGCATGTGGAACAATGGCAGTTCTGTTGGGGATGGTGACTACTGCTTTACCATGGAGCCCTATTATGGCGTTCCTGACTTCTTCACCGTTAATGAGTCCTGATGGTTTCGTTATGAATGCTGGAATAATCGGCTTCCAATTTGCGGTAGCATTGACAATTGCATCTATTGTTATTGGTTTGGGATCAGGCTTTATAACAAGTGCTATCGAACGCAAAACTAAATTTTTAAAGAATCAAAGCCGCTTTGACGGTAAATCAAAACCTGCATCAGCATGTGGATGCGGTACGACAAATGAACCTGAGAATGTGAATTCATGTTCATGCGGTACACCTGAACCGTCTCCGGTACAAAGCTGTTCATGTGAATCAGATACTGTTCCGGAAGTTCAGGCATGTGGATGCGGTACGGCCACTGCAACAGTACAGACATGTTGTGGTAATATACAATCACCGGTGGTTGACAAGGGGCTTATAGGTAAACTAAAACTGGACCAAGTTTGGAAGGCTTTAATAGATATAGGTGTAAAGCAAATATTACTTTACTTTACCATATTTATAGCTTTAGGCTATCTTGTAAACAGATTTATTCCTACCGATTTAATAGTAAGTTTGTTTGGAGCTAAAAAGTTTTATGCCGTTCCATTGGCATCTGCAATAGGTGTGCCTATCTATATTAATACTGAAGCTTCTATTGCAATTGTACAATCGTTTCTCAAGGGAGGAGCAAGCGGTGGATCTGTTCTTGCTTTTATGATCACAGGTCCGGGTACCAGTGCAATGGTTATTGCAGGTCTTGCTACATTCATGAAAAGACGTGCTCTTGCTCTTTATGTTGGACTAATATTCTTTGGGGGAATTTTCTGCGGATATCTGTATGACATCTTAATTGCAACGGGACTTGTAGGAATTAAATAG
- a CDS encoding glycosyltransferase, with translation MKFDFSVVIPFYNKRFELNLVLKGLSCQDYDKGKFEVVIVDDGSENSINDLLEKYANYLNIKYIYLEHTGNRGRNRNKGAKESNGKKIIFLDGDIIPESNLISAFYKATKDNPRLVSVGFRRLLREVDISLLTEEAVENNCESLLKLPYNSDSRHLNVDYEKSTGNKIVGGWQYLYTNCVCIPKNEFEAIGGFDEVFSENWGAEDVELGFRLFQNGCIIEMNEAANGIHIFHTEDGFKRFESMMKNYDIFLRMHKHWTVELFTKEYETQAIEIIGMQKLIKKRSHIVSKIQNVDTVISHLPENVLLCGIEISELINCHKIINVFNPEPLIKSEKVLNWLGIKTDYKDNHFELALLSIKYKEINYGLFHILYHEISRIAKKVILVDDNSNILSVLNSTEVEPFDFPKEIIFYVSAFENYSIYRHYINLAIALHKKGIKTGYNVYFDPTHEINPNRGVMHTRNKEKIDIINKLLRHEMSINSSQTISIVDKILLKVASKNMGARILWDEINYHGHEKEFGSDITSYVDAVCPRRERDVDFYNENKLIGYIPVGIDKQKIIEIKGMDKAKKDKFTFLWSDQYTDKYSNLEIILEAFTELFKNKDDVDLKIVHTGKNLVYSSYNKFFYQESFDRIYADLYNKYQHEKNIKFLQAELSEEEYSKEIFQCDCFINLNSLMKINSWVLESIAFGKKPMILDNGNYDGYFSDKESFRVKTKLVPVLVGKPSKDDGNLRNTYHIDVPIKESIIDVFQEIYNNKDSLSIDSSVVNDFIDRHDWMTIADMFVEII, from the coding sequence ATGAAATTTGATTTTTCTGTCGTAATACCATTTTACAACAAGAGATTTGAGCTTAATCTTGTGTTAAAAGGACTATCCTGTCAGGACTATGATAAAGGCAAATTTGAAGTGGTTATAGTAGATGATGGTTCAGAAAATTCCATTAATGATTTGCTAGAGAAATATGCAAATTATTTGAACATAAAGTATATATATCTTGAGCACACCGGGAACCGTGGTCGGAATAGAAACAAAGGTGCTAAAGAAAGTAATGGCAAAAAAATAATTTTTCTTGATGGTGATATAATACCGGAGAGCAATTTAATATCCGCTTTTTATAAAGCAACAAAAGATAACCCAAGGTTGGTTTCAGTGGGATTTCGAAGACTTCTTAGAGAAGTTGACATCAGTCTCTTGACAGAAGAAGCTGTAGAAAATAATTGTGAATCCTTATTAAAACTTCCTTATAATTCAGACAGCCGCCATTTAAATGTGGATTATGAGAAGAGCACGGGTAACAAAATAGTGGGCGGATGGCAATATCTTTATACTAATTGTGTATGTATACCTAAAAATGAGTTTGAAGCTATAGGCGGATTTGATGAAGTATTTTCTGAAAATTGGGGTGCAGAGGATGTGGAACTTGGGTTTAGACTTTTTCAAAATGGGTGTATTATTGAAATGAACGAAGCAGCAAACGGTATTCATATTTTTCACACTGAAGATGGCTTCAAAAGATTTGAATCAATGATGAAAAATTATGATATTTTTCTTCGTATGCACAAGCATTGGACTGTTGAGCTATTTACCAAAGAGTATGAAACCCAGGCTATTGAAATTATTGGAATGCAAAAGTTAATAAAGAAGAGAAGCCATATTGTGTCAAAAATCCAAAATGTTGATACAGTTATAAGCCATCTGCCTGAAAACGTTTTGCTGTGTGGAATCGAGATAAGTGAATTAATTAATTGCCATAAAATTATTAATGTATTTAATCCTGAACCTTTGATAAAGTCGGAAAAAGTACTTAATTGGTTAGGAATAAAAACTGATTATAAAGACAACCATTTTGAATTGGCACTGCTATCAATAAAATACAAAGAGATTAATTACGGACTTTTTCACATCCTGTATCATGAAATAAGCAGAATAGCCAAAAAAGTAATTTTGGTAGATGACAATTCAAATATTCTTTCCGTTTTGAATTCTACCGAGGTAGAACCCTTTGACTTCCCAAAAGAAATTATTTTTTATGTATCAGCATTTGAGAACTACTCCATTTACAGACACTATATAAACCTTGCAATTGCTCTGCATAAGAAAGGAATTAAAACCGGTTATAATGTATATTTTGACCCAACCCATGAAATAAATCCAAACCGTGGTGTTATGCATACCAGAAATAAAGAAAAAATTGATATAATTAATAAGCTCTTAAGGCATGAAATGAGCATAAATTCCAGTCAAACGATATCAATTGTTGATAAAATTCTTTTAAAGGTTGCTTCCAAAAATATGGGGGCAAGGATATTATGGGATGAAATAAATTATCACGGTCATGAAAAAGAGTTCGGTTCTGATATTACCTCTTATGTTGATGCAGTTTGCCCAAGAAGAGAAAGGGATGTGGATTTTTATAATGAGAATAAATTAATAGGTTACATACCTGTGGGCATTGATAAGCAAAAAATAATTGAAATAAAGGGAATGGATAAGGCCAAGAAAGATAAATTTACATTTCTTTGGTCAGATCAATATACCGACAAATATTCAAATCTTGAAATTATTTTAGAAGCATTTACTGAGTTGTTTAAGAATAAGGACGATGTAGATTTAAAGATTGTTCATACAGGAAAAAATCTTGTATATAGTTCATATAATAAATTCTTTTATCAAGAGTCCTTTGACCGAATTTATGCTGATTTATATAATAAATATCAGCACGAAAAGAATATTAAGTTCCTGCAAGCGGAATTATCTGAAGAAGAGTATTCAAAAGAGATTTTCCAGTGTGATTGCTTTATTAATCTTAACTCCCTGATGAAAATAAACAGTTGGGTATTAGAGTCAATAGCTTTTGGTAAAAAACCAATGATATTGGATAATGGCAATTATGACGGTTATTTTTCGGATAAGGAAAGCTTCAGGGTCAAGACAAAACTTGTTCCTGTTTTAGTTGGAAAGCCATCAAAGGATGATGGAAATTTGAGAAATACATATCATATTGATGTTCCTATAAAGGAATCCATTATTGATGTCTTTCAAGAAATATATAACAATAAAGATTCCTTGAGTATTGACAGTTCTGTAGTAAATGATTTTATCGACAGGCATGACTGGATGACTATAGCAGATATGTTTGTTGAAATAATATAG
- a CDS encoding UDP-glucose dehydrogenase family protein gives MKIAVIGIGYVGLVTSGCFAESGFNVVSMDINEEKINMLKDGQVPFYEPGLSEIVKRNYINGRLEFTTDCKYAVENSTIIFIAVDTPSNKEGNADISQVLSVANSIGEYINDYKIIVTKSTVPVGTGNKIKEILREVLSKRGENYNFDVVSNPEFLREGSSVHDFMNPERVIVGADNIDENDNIKKIFKELYNKNNCSFVFTNIETSEIIKYACNSFLAVKVAFINEIANLSEAIGVNVKDVAKGMGLDSRIGGKYLNAGPGYGGNCLPKDTKALVHIGNEYGVDMSIIKTVIKSNNLQKNRIAKKIEMVLDGVCGKTIALLGLSFKADTDDLRESVALVIINKLINKGAFVKVFDPVAINSAKKCLIKQENLYFANDEYDAIADADAIVIATEWKQFSEIDFIAAKKQLKRSIIFDLKNLLDKTKLLNIGYEYHGIGI, from the coding sequence ATGAAAATAGCTGTTATAGGTATAGGCTATGTAGGATTGGTAACATCCGGATGTTTTGCGGAATCAGGGTTTAATGTTGTCAGCATGGATATTAATGAAGAAAAAATTAATATGCTTAAAGATGGACAAGTACCTTTTTATGAACCGGGCTTAAGTGAAATAGTTAAGCGAAATTATATTAATGGCAGACTTGAATTTACGACAGATTGTAAATATGCTGTGGAAAACTCAACGATAATTTTTATAGCAGTAGATACCCCGTCAAATAAAGAAGGTAATGCTGATATAAGTCAGGTTCTATCAGTCGCTAATTCCATAGGGGAGTACATTAACGACTATAAGATTATCGTCACAAAAAGTACGGTTCCTGTAGGTACAGGTAATAAAATCAAAGAAATACTTAGAGAAGTACTAAGTAAAAGAGGTGAAAACTATAATTTTGATGTAGTTTCAAATCCGGAATTTCTGAGAGAAGGAAGTAGTGTACATGATTTTATGAATCCGGAAAGAGTTATAGTAGGTGCAGATAATATTGATGAAAACGATAATATAAAAAAGATTTTCAAAGAACTATACAATAAAAATAATTGTTCGTTTGTTTTTACTAATATAGAAACATCAGAAATAATTAAATATGCTTGTAATTCATTCCTAGCTGTGAAGGTTGCTTTTATTAACGAAATTGCAAATCTAAGCGAGGCTATCGGAGTAAATGTTAAGGATGTTGCAAAAGGGATGGGGCTAGATAGCCGCATTGGAGGTAAATATTTAAATGCCGGCCCCGGATATGGCGGAAACTGTCTTCCTAAAGACACAAAAGCATTAGTACATATAGGTAATGAATATGGAGTAGACATGTCTATTATTAAAACTGTAATCAAATCCAACAATCTTCAAAAAAATCGTATTGCAAAAAAAATTGAAATGGTTTTAGACGGTGTATGTGGAAAAACTATAGCTTTGCTGGGGCTTTCCTTTAAAGCGGATACCGATGATTTGCGGGAGTCGGTTGCATTAGTCATTATTAATAAATTAATTAATAAAGGCGCATTTGTAAAAGTTTTTGATCCTGTTGCAATTAATTCAGCGAAAAAATGTCTTATAAAACAAGAAAATTTATATTTTGCAAATGATGAATATGATGCAATAGCTGATGCGGATGCAATAGTTATTGCAACAGAATGGAAACAGTTCAGCGAAATTGATTTTATAGCGGCAAAGAAGCAATTGAAAAGAAGTATAATTTTTGATCTTAAAAATTTGCTGGATAAAACTAAGTTATTGAATATTGGATACGAATACCACGGAATTGGTATTTAG
- a CDS encoding ArsR/SmtB family transcription factor, which translates to MDVIAICNALGNKTRFQIIKSLKNKSISTCCDKIEYFENGISVGDVVKLTGLAQSTVSQHLVVLEKAGLLYREKRDLWTCYFLNTEVIKEFLAELNSDLK; encoded by the coding sequence ATGGATGTTATTGCTATCTGCAATGCTTTAGGTAATAAAACCCGTTTTCAGATAATTAAATCTTTAAAGAACAAGTCGATTTCTACATGCTGTGATAAGATTGAATATTTTGAAAATGGTATTAGTGTTGGAGATGTAGTTAAACTTACCGGACTTGCACAGTCAACAGTCTCTCAGCATTTAGTAGTACTAGAGAAGGCTGGATTACTTTATAGGGAAAAAAGGGATCTTTGGACATGTTATTTCCTTAATACTGAAGTAATTAAAGAGTTTTTAGCAGAGTTGAATAGTGACCTAAAATAA
- a CDS encoding MIP/aquaporin family protein: MRKEFIAEIIGTFILVFFGCGSVAVDVISGAHLGLFQVAIVWGIAVNLAIYMVGSISGAHLNPAITIAMAIFRPKKFPAKKILPYILAQLVGAVIAGLVLYGLFSKTLISFEASNNIVRGQPGSELSAMMFGEYFPNPAIYGTTKEVFAQVPLIIGTVAEFMGTMFLALGVFALTDEKKFDSSKKGFRAFTYCIGLVLSISIIMFAPFSQAGLNPARDFGPRLVSYFAGWKDIAIPGPNGGFLLVYILAPIAGAILGGCIYKFIAQISPAKDESEYSGNREFARKAS, from the coding sequence ATGCGTAAAGAATTTATAGCAGAAATAATTGGCACGTTTATTCTTGTTTTTTTCGGCTGTGGCTCCGTTGCAGTTGATGTAATAAGCGGTGCACATCTTGGTTTGTTTCAGGTGGCAATTGTTTGGGGAATAGCAGTTAATCTGGCCATTTACATGGTGGGCTCCATAAGTGGTGCGCATCTTAATCCTGCAATAACAATTGCTATGGCTATTTTCAGACCTAAAAAGTTTCCCGCAAAAAAGATATTGCCATATATTTTAGCTCAATTAGTAGGCGCTGTTATTGCCGGGCTAGTATTGTACGGACTATTTAGTAAAACCCTTATCAGTTTTGAAGCTTCAAATAATATTGTAAGAGGGCAGCCTGGAAGTGAATTATCGGCTATGATGTTTGGAGAGTACTTCCCGAATCCTGCTATTTATGGAACCACAAAAGAAGTATTTGCACAGGTACCATTGATTATTGGTACGGTGGCAGAGTTTATGGGTACTATGTTTCTTGCACTGGGAGTATTTGCATTAACAGATGAGAAGAAGTTTGACAGTTCCAAAAAAGGATTCAGAGCTTTTACATATTGCATAGGTCTTGTACTTTCTATATCCATAATCATGTTCGCTCCTTTTTCCCAAGCCGGGCTTAATCCTGCCAGAGATTTTGGTCCAAGGTTAGTTTCATACTTTGCAGGATGGAAAGATATTGCCATTCCGGGCCCAAATGGAGGATTTTTGCTAGTGTATATTTTAGCGCCAATCGCTGGAGCAATTTTAGGTGGCTGTATATATAAATTTATTGCTCAAATTTCACCAGCAAAGGATGAATCCGAATATAGTGGCAATAGAGAATTTGCTCGTAAAGCCAGTTGA
- a CDS encoding radical SAM/SPASM domain-containing protein, with amino-acid sequence MELTLVSPNSECEKCTTMYEQLVVLKNKYPDINLKKISYEANKEGFLNYTTPILLMDDCVVSSGRVVPMEFLEEYIENQLSFKSSSCSCGCSCSSQKEDNYSNEFSLSGTRWHVFQNGDEYIALDVNTSRCMEMDEYALKVLQGEAAREGKMEAAVKEYNTLKYIDYYSHENFTREIPENELNVCSINLTIPHACNLDCEYCYSKDYYKPVSREQVFKILDRLIERFVAPSKNKRFMFNFSLFGEVLLNIPLLTEMKQYLEDWGNKNGKRLSSRFNATNATLLTPEKAREMWELSDMGEINISIDGPAHIHDKVRHFPNGKGTYTIIEENVKDCVNKWPTVASAVLNGQNPNVTEIFLHLYNLGFRRIRIKPIRASYDNPYAITKDNVNIVKEEYTKFIKFLLEQDDAQLVDYISCIDGDELLGRFFQTLLKGIVSKYRCPALRDTIVVNSDGDIYSCQSVIGFEEFKVGNIFDDDTAWNEKRNSLLTKMHVNLKEECKKCWAINLCGGGCAHAGWLNNGSLETPDLVKCDLVRHVIEQAMILLSGIRSRPEASKMLETAFRRRSPQSVLLSASSKHTNVSPLSDSTAWENAKIINLNRKEQLRGAVSGKQIFTGKVHTLWDEQYFYLKADILGLNSDKKMFNQENLVRFCLMENTDGNIWEYGIGLNIGQPVLTRFYMKDISKDFFGNVEDAIVSISETEEGMSYQVAIPWKEFGVKPEDGKVLRFNVVLYEREHPYPYVAEWWWEWSPGMVVEMNPNLLGKLVLKSK; translated from the coding sequence ATGGAACTAACATTAGTTTCTCCAAACAGTGAGTGTGAAAAATGTACTACCATGTATGAGCAATTGGTTGTCCTAAAGAATAAGTATCCTGATATAAATTTGAAAAAAATATCATATGAAGCAAACAAAGAAGGGTTTTTGAACTATACTACTCCAATTCTATTGATGGATGATTGTGTAGTGTCTTCAGGAAGAGTTGTACCAATGGAATTTCTGGAGGAATACATAGAAAACCAGTTAAGCTTTAAATCTTCTTCCTGCAGTTGCGGTTGCAGCTGTTCTTCCCAAAAAGAAGATAATTATAGTAATGAATTCTCTTTGTCAGGAACAAGATGGCATGTATTTCAAAACGGAGATGAATATATCGCTTTGGATGTAAATACATCCAGATGTATGGAAATGGACGAGTATGCTCTTAAAGTGTTGCAGGGAGAAGCAGCGCGTGAAGGCAAAATGGAGGCGGCAGTTAAAGAGTACAATACTCTCAAATATATCGATTATTACAGCCACGAAAATTTTACCCGTGAAATACCGGAGAATGAACTTAATGTATGTTCAATAAACCTTACAATACCTCATGCTTGTAATCTGGACTGTGAATATTGCTATAGCAAGGATTATTACAAGCCTGTCTCTAGAGAACAGGTGTTCAAGATTTTGGACAGATTGATAGAACGGTTTGTTGCTCCGTCAAAAAACAAAAGATTTATGTTTAACTTTTCGCTGTTTGGCGAAGTACTTTTGAATATTCCCCTTTTAACAGAAATGAAGCAATACCTTGAGGACTGGGGAAACAAAAACGGTAAAAGGCTCTCAAGCAGGTTTAATGCCACAAATGCTACTCTCTTAACCCCTGAAAAAGCCCGTGAAATGTGGGAACTGTCAGATATGGGTGAAATAAATATAAGCATTGATGGTCCCGCACATATCCATGATAAAGTAAGGCATTTTCCCAACGGAAAAGGAACTTACACAATTATTGAGGAGAATGTAAAGGACTGCGTAAACAAATGGCCTACTGTAGCATCTGCAGTACTAAACGGTCAAAATCCAAATGTAACTGAGATTTTTCTCCATCTTTATAACCTGGGATTCAGACGTATTCGTATCAAACCTATAAGAGCAAGCTATGATAATCCTTATGCAATAACAAAGGACAATGTGAATATTGTAAAAGAGGAATATACGAAATTTATTAAGTTCCTTTTGGAACAGGATGATGCGCAACTAGTAGATTATATATCTTGTATTGATGGAGACGAGTTGCTGGGCAGGTTTTTCCAGACATTGTTAAAAGGAATTGTTTCTAAATACAGGTGTCCTGCTTTAAGAGACACAATTGTTGTTAATAGTGATGGTGATATTTACTCATGTCAGAGCGTTATAGGTTTTGAAGAATTTAAGGTAGGAAACATCTTTGACGATGACACTGCCTGGAACGAAAAGAGAAATTCACTTTTAACCAAAATGCATGTGAATCTAAAGGAAGAGTGTAAAAAATGCTGGGCAATTAATTTGTGCGGAGGAGGATGTGCACATGCCGGATGGCTCAATAATGGTTCACTTGAAACCCCAGATCTTGTTAAATGTGATTTGGTAAGGCATGTTATAGAGCAAGCAATGATTTTACTTTCTGGAATAAGAAGCAGACCAGAGGCTTCAAAAATGCTTGAAACTGCATTTAGAAGGCGTTCTCCCCAATCTGTATTATTGTCAGCATCAAGTAAACATACAAATGTTTCACCGCTGTCCGATTCAACTGCTTGGGAAAATGCAAAGATTATAAATCTAAATAGAAAAGAGCAATTAAGGGGAGCTGTAAGCGGAAAACAGATTTTTACTGGGAAGGTACATACTTTGTGGGATGAACAATATTTTTATCTGAAAGCTGATATTCTTGGTTTGAATTCTGATAAAAAAATGTTTAATCAAGAAAATCTGGTTCGGTTCTGTCTTATGGAGAATACTGATGGGAATATATGGGAATATGGAATAGGTTTAAACATAGGACAACCTGTTCTCACTCGTTTCTATATGAAGGATATATCAAAGGATTTCTTTGGAAATGTAGAAGATGCGATTGTATCTATAAGTGAAACTGAGGAAGGAATGTCATATCAGGTTGCTATTCCATGGAAGGAATTTGGAGTGAAACCGGAAGATGGTAAGGTTTTAAGATTTAATGTGGTGCTTTACGAAAGAGAACATCCTTATCCATATGTGGCTGAGTGGTGGTGGGAATGGTCACCAGGAATGGTTGTGGAAATGAATCCAAACCTGTTAGGAAAGCTTGTATTAAAAAGTAAATAA
- a CDS encoding radical SAM/SPASM domain-containing protein, whose amino-acid sequence MTENISGQIPLYKQSYYNFELKLDNEKYMLYNTKTGAVSLLDNIERDTMSSALSGKNVCKDRLLIGNLLSQGFIVERNRNELDDIKSITQSFRKAKNLVRLIVLPAEACNFTCPYCFIYRQRNIFMSEWVYDSILKYIESKVSKSTEQTLVQLSWYGGEPLLASQKIIEFMGRLNQLKENYNFKLNSSIYTNGYLLTSDLFQQLLECGIETFQVTVDGGKSSHDRLRRLNSGESTFDTIYTNLKNIKRFTGKEKSFKFYIRANFLKSSIESMNEFIEDFVKDFETDKRFNIFFRPVYHFKTSRNDVEKVADDILDPDEGVNSQLVLANKVFSQLPEKSMDSMVNIFKPLPSPIHTWCTGSSGNTYIIGADGAVFMCDTMMVEKEKSVGEITLDGRISLNENAQPWIRPVFEDLENNRKECLKCKLLPVCLGGCRLSAASGHKACFWSEKVILDSMRKYAEMISK is encoded by the coding sequence GTGACTGAAAATATTAGCGGGCAAATACCACTATATAAACAAAGCTATTATAATTTTGAGCTAAAGCTGGATAATGAAAAGTATATGCTATATAACACCAAAACCGGTGCTGTTTCTCTTTTAGACAACATAGAAAGAGACACTATGAGCTCTGCTTTATCAGGTAAAAATGTATGCAAAGACAGATTATTAATAGGCAACTTGTTAAGTCAAGGCTTCATAGTAGAAAGAAATAGAAATGAGTTGGATGATATCAAGTCAATTACTCAGAGCTTTAGAAAAGCAAAGAACCTTGTACGGTTAATTGTATTACCTGCTGAGGCATGTAATTTTACATGCCCCTATTGCTTTATTTACAGGCAGAGAAATATTTTTATGAGCGAATGGGTATATGATTCAATCCTTAAATATATTGAAAGTAAGGTATCAAAAAGTACAGAGCAAACTTTAGTACAGCTTTCATGGTACGGAGGAGAACCTCTATTAGCTTCCCAAAAGATAATTGAGTTTATGGGAAGGTTGAACCAGTTAAAAGAAAATTACAATTTTAAATTAAATAGTTCCATATATACAAATGGATATCTTCTTACAAGTGACTTGTTCCAACAACTCCTAGAATGTGGTATAGAAACTTTTCAGGTTACGGTTGACGGAGGTAAAAGTAGTCATGATCGTTTGCGGAGATTAAATAGTGGAGAGTCTACATTTGATACTATTTATACAAACTTAAAAAATATCAAAAGATTTACCGGTAAAGAGAAAAGTTTTAAATTTTACATTAGAGCGAACTTTTTAAAGAGCAGCATTGAATCAATGAATGAATTTATAGAGGATTTTGTTAAAGATTTTGAGACAGATAAAAGATTTAATATCTTTTTCAGACCGGTATATCACTTTAAAACCTCCAGAAATGATGTGGAAAAGGTTGCTGATGATATATTAGATCCTGATGAAGGTGTAAATTCACAGTTAGTTCTCGCAAACAAGGTTTTCAGTCAATTACCTGAAAAATCAATGGATTCTATGGTCAATATATTTAAGCCTTTACCATCACCAATACACACTTGGTGTACCGGAAGCAGCGGAAATACTTATATTATCGGTGCTGACGGGGCTGTGTTTATGTGTGATACCATGATGGTTGAAAAAGAAAAGAGTGTAGGAGAAATTACCTTGGATGGACGTATTTCATTAAACGAAAATGCTCAACCTTGGATAAGACCTGTCTTTGAAGATTTAGAAAATAATCGAAAAGAATGCTTAAAGTGTAAATTGCTCCCGGTTTGTCTGGGAGGCTGCAGATTATCAGCGGCTTCAGGACACAAAGCATGCTTCTGGAGTGAGAAAGTTATACTTGATTCCATGAGAAAATATGCTGAAATGATTTCAAAATGA
- a CDS encoding cysteine desulfurase family protein, which yields MKEAKGYFDYAASAPAFEESIEVFKNISMFTFGNPSSNHSPGMKAREILNKSKEKFLNVLGISDATIVVTSGGSEANNLILNSMILKYPDKKILVAQDSHESCYFIKKKYPDRVDILNIDSHGQINLKDLENTLSQEYSLLCILHGNNETGVVQRELRKIIEICRNKNVLIHIDGVQTVGHIPIGIDDFKGIFYTFSSHKFGSPRGSGGIITSSPELLNSFIFGGPQEKNIRAGTENIAAFAAAASALEISINKFEQMEERLKLYCNYVKGKLTEHFPQIIFNSSDNGLPGLLSLSVPGIKGSITVTEMAMHGYAISSGSACHSSMEIPPRIIMAMGRSMKEAFGSLRISMGYYTEEDDVYSMTDALIKAISRQLKE from the coding sequence TTGAAAGAAGCAAAAGGGTATTTTGACTATGCGGCCAGTGCTCCTGCATTTGAGGAGAGCATTGAAGTTTTTAAAAACATATCTATGTTTACTTTTGGAAATCCTTCATCCAACCATAGCCCAGGGATGAAAGCAAGGGAAATCTTAAACAAAAGCAAAGAAAAGTTTTTAAATGTACTTGGTATTTCAGATGCAACTATTGTTGTTACTTCAGGAGGCTCAGAGGCTAATAATCTGATTTTGAATTCCATGATTCTGAAATATCCTGATAAGAAAATCTTAGTTGCACAGGATTCCCACGAATCATGTTATTTTATCAAAAAAAAGTATCCCGATAGAGTGGATATTCTGAATATTGACAGTCATGGTCAGATTAATTTAAAGGATTTGGAGAACACTCTTTCTCAGGAATATTCTCTTCTATGTATACTTCACGGAAACAACGAAACAGGAGTTGTTCAGAGGGAATTAAGAAAAATAATTGAAATCTGTAGAAATAAAAATGTTTTGATACATATTGATGGAGTTCAGACTGTAGGACATATTCCTATAGGAATAGATGATTTTAAGGGAATATTTTATACTTTTTCTTCCCATAAATTTGGCTCTCCAAGAGGAAGCGGAGGGATTATTACAAGTTCACCTGAGCTATTAAACAGCTTCATTTTTGGCGGACCACAAGAGAAAAATATACGTGCTGGAACGGAAAATATCGCAGCTTTTGCTGCGGCTGCTTCTGCTCTTGAAATATCTATTAATAAATTTGAACAAATGGAAGAACGATTAAAATTATATTGCAATTATGTAAAAGGTAAGCTTACGGAGCATTTTCCCCAAATAATATTCAATTCAAGCGATAATGGATTACCAGGACTTTTATCACTATCAGTCCCTGGTATAAAGGGTAGTATTACGGTCACGGAGATGGCTATGCACGGATATGCAATATCATCGGGATCGGCCTGTCATTCCAGTATGGAAATTCCGCCGCGCATTATAATGGCTATGGGCAGAAGTATGAAGGAAGCATTTGGTTCATTGAGAATATCTATGGGGTATTACACCGAAGAAGATGATGTTTATTCTATGACAGATGCTTTAATAAAGGCAATTAGTCGACAATTAAAGGAGTGA